The following are from one region of the Rosistilla carotiformis genome:
- a CDS encoding sigma-70 family RNA polymerase sigma factor translates to MANSRSALDDLLQQAQGPLLGYLIRLTGSVHVAQDLLQSANVTVIEKQASFAPGTHFIAWMRQIALNHYRNHVRKQASFQTEVLVDDRLHEVIERRHRQRMDQQRQESDWQRLQDCLRNLPSHQQAIVQRFYLDGQSLSELADATGRNANAIGQTLHRARLTLMECVKFSGEETPPVTNAWERASEQGAELP, encoded by the coding sequence TTGGCTAATTCGCGTTCGGCATTGGACGACCTGTTGCAACAGGCGCAAGGCCCGTTGCTTGGTTATTTGATCAGGCTCACGGGTTCGGTGCATGTTGCGCAGGATCTGTTGCAATCCGCCAACGTAACGGTGATCGAAAAACAAGCGTCGTTCGCTCCGGGAACCCATTTCATCGCGTGGATGCGACAGATCGCGTTGAACCATTATCGGAATCACGTGCGCAAACAGGCGTCGTTCCAGACGGAGGTCTTGGTCGATGACCGATTGCACGAGGTCATCGAGCGACGCCATCGTCAACGGATGGATCAACAGCGGCAAGAATCGGATTGGCAGCGGTTGCAGGATTGCCTACGGAATCTACCAAGCCACCAGCAAGCGATCGTCCAACGGTTTTATTTGGACGGTCAGTCGTTGTCGGAACTGGCCGACGCGACCGGACGGAATGCAAATGCGATCGGCCAAACCTTGCATCGCGCAAGGCTTACGCTGATGGAGTGCGTGAAGTTCTCAGGCGAAGAGACCCCACCGGTCACCAACGCCTGGGAACGCGCGTCGGAACAAGGTGCGGAATTACCATGA
- a CDS encoding DUF5060 domain-containing protein: protein MTRCTSVDPFPRAVWLCLFTLATCGGLRAQTPIVAPSVVFAETDGMLAVEAEHFFQQTLSDTRAFYLTHATQTPAAQPDGDPTHVAGASGGAYLEILPDTRRNHGHKLVKGVNFAPEAGAMAVLHYKVHIANPGRYYVWVRAYSTGSEDNGLHVGIDGQWPASGQRMQWCEGKNGWRWESKQRTDQQHCGEPYKIFLDIESAGEHVIQFSMREDGFEFDKWLLTRERDFTRPNGVGPSPVVHSGTLPKPFPMVPAAAAAAQRSSPTKPSSLQPLQLPRRRDGDGRVSVSGETKQWHKVTLDLNGPFAHEKDNAPNPFTDYRMTVRFTHDDGKAYTVPGYFAADGNAANSSAESGTVWRAHFAPDRTGTWNYVVSFDQGNGAALDSAVDATPMQPFDGVSGSLEIEASDKRGRDLRGQGRLQYVGKHYLQFAGSQKYFLKVGADAPETLLAYADFDNTIAGNPKKAPIKTWGPHRNDWNPGDPTWGDQKGRGLIGAINYLSGKGCNAFSFLTYNAGGDGDNVWPFIQREDKLHYDCSKLDQWGIVFDHGTARGMYLHFKLQETENDDHRTGKGKQGFVPECFDDGNLGVQRKLYCRELVARFGHNLALNWNIGEENTQSTEQQVAMIDYLAELDPYDHHIVLHTYPGQHDRIYGALLGERSKLTGVSLQNSSLQATHADTLRWVRESARVGRPWVVAFDESGSAAHAQAPDLGYRGFDGHDRTGKMAETQHDVRKLTLWGTLMAGGAGNEYYFGYQFDENDIVCQDWRSRDQSWDYCRIAIAFFHDNAIPFWEMKNADALVGNDDHGDSKFCFAKPGEIYLVYLPDGVTSELDLSNVDGSFRVHWYNPRVGGDLATGSIKSVQGGSKVALGAAPQDADEDWLVVLRKD from the coding sequence ATGACACGTTGTACGAGCGTCGACCCGTTCCCGCGGGCTGTGTGGCTATGTTTGTTTACGTTGGCGACCTGTGGAGGGTTGCGGGCACAAACGCCGATCGTGGCTCCGTCGGTTGTCTTTGCCGAAACCGATGGAATGCTTGCCGTCGAAGCAGAGCACTTTTTCCAGCAGACGTTGTCCGATACTCGGGCTTTCTACCTGACACACGCTACGCAAACGCCGGCGGCTCAGCCCGATGGCGACCCGACTCATGTTGCCGGCGCAAGCGGCGGCGCCTACCTGGAAATTTTGCCCGACACGCGTCGCAACCATGGCCATAAGTTAGTCAAGGGCGTGAACTTCGCTCCCGAGGCGGGGGCGATGGCGGTGCTGCATTACAAAGTTCACATCGCCAATCCGGGCCGGTACTATGTTTGGGTTCGCGCGTATTCCACGGGGTCCGAAGACAACGGGCTGCATGTCGGAATCGATGGACAGTGGCCTGCAAGCGGTCAAAGGATGCAGTGGTGTGAGGGGAAGAATGGCTGGCGTTGGGAAAGCAAACAACGAACCGACCAGCAACACTGTGGCGAACCGTACAAAATCTTCCTCGACATCGAATCGGCGGGCGAACATGTGATTCAATTTTCGATGCGTGAGGATGGATTCGAATTCGACAAATGGCTGCTCACACGGGAACGTGACTTCACGCGTCCCAACGGGGTGGGCCCATCGCCGGTCGTTCATTCGGGGACGCTGCCCAAACCGTTTCCGATGGTCCCCGCCGCCGCAGCGGCCGCGCAACGCTCAAGTCCCACCAAGCCATCAAGCCTGCAACCTCTCCAATTGCCACGCCGTCGCGATGGAGATGGTCGCGTTTCGGTCTCCGGCGAAACGAAGCAATGGCACAAGGTGACACTCGACTTAAACGGACCCTTCGCTCATGAGAAAGACAATGCGCCGAATCCATTTACCGACTATCGAATGACGGTCCGATTCACGCATGACGATGGAAAGGCCTACACCGTGCCGGGTTACTTCGCAGCCGACGGGAATGCGGCGAATTCGTCCGCGGAATCGGGGACCGTGTGGCGGGCGCACTTTGCTCCCGATCGAACCGGTACGTGGAACTATGTGGTTTCGTTTGATCAAGGCAATGGGGCCGCATTGGACAGCGCGGTGGACGCGACGCCGATGCAGCCGTTTGATGGAGTGTCGGGAAGTCTTGAGATTGAAGCCAGTGATAAACGCGGACGCGACTTGCGCGGGCAAGGCCGATTGCAATACGTCGGAAAGCACTACTTGCAGTTCGCGGGCTCACAAAAGTACTTCTTGAAAGTGGGAGCCGATGCGCCCGAAACGCTCCTTGCCTACGCCGACTTCGACAACACCATCGCGGGCAATCCTAAGAAGGCTCCGATCAAAACGTGGGGGCCGCATCGCAACGATTGGAATCCGGGGGATCCGACTTGGGGAGACCAGAAGGGACGCGGGCTGATCGGTGCGATCAACTATCTGTCGGGTAAAGGCTGCAATGCGTTTTCTTTCCTGACCTACAACGCCGGCGGTGACGGAGACAATGTGTGGCCGTTCATTCAGCGTGAGGATAAGCTGCATTACGATTGTAGCAAGTTGGACCAATGGGGAATCGTTTTCGACCACGGAACCGCTCGAGGAATGTACTTGCATTTTAAATTGCAGGAGACGGAGAACGACGACCATCGCACCGGAAAAGGAAAACAGGGCTTTGTTCCCGAATGTTTCGATGACGGCAATCTGGGCGTACAGCGAAAATTGTATTGCCGCGAGTTGGTCGCGCGTTTCGGGCACAACCTCGCGTTGAACTGGAACATCGGTGAAGAGAACACACAGAGCACCGAACAACAGGTGGCGATGATCGACTATTTGGCTGAACTCGATCCATACGATCACCACATCGTACTGCACACGTATCCTGGCCAACACGATCGGATTTACGGTGCGCTGCTGGGGGAACGGTCCAAGCTGACGGGGGTCTCGTTGCAGAACAGCAGTCTCCAAGCGACCCATGCCGATACGCTCCGGTGGGTGCGTGAATCGGCACGCGTCGGTCGGCCATGGGTTGTGGCGTTTGATGAATCAGGGAGTGCAGCTCATGCACAGGCTCCGGACCTTGGGTACCGAGGCTTTGATGGACATGACCGGACAGGAAAAATGGCGGAGACTCAGCATGACGTGCGCAAGCTAACGCTGTGGGGGACGCTGATGGCCGGTGGCGCCGGGAACGAATACTACTTCGGATATCAGTTCGATGAGAACGATATCGTTTGCCAGGATTGGCGCAGCCGCGACCAAAGTTGGGACTACTGTCGTATCGCAATCGCATTCTTTCATGACAATGCGATTCCATTCTGGGAAATGAAAAACGCGGACGCTTTGGTTGGCAACGACGATCACGGCGATTCGAAATTCTGCTTTGCGAAGCCGGGCGAGATCTATTTGGTCTACCTTCCCGATGGTGTAACTTCCGAACTGGATTTGTCCAACGTCGACGGTTCCTTTCGAGTCCATTGGTACAATCCCCGCGTGGGTGGCGACCTGGCAACGGGCTCGATCAAATCGGTGCAGGGTGGATCGAAGGTTGCTTTAGGGGCCGCCCCGCAAGACGCGGACGAAGACTGGTTAGTCGTTCTTCGCAAGGATTAA
- a CDS encoding M20/M25/M40 family metallo-hydrolase: protein MLYHLLRTVSLVWFATLADAQVPEVAWQRAAERIDQATLRGHVRFLADDLLEGRGPGTRGDRLAQRYLQAQFQAAGLQPVLGDTWYQPVPLVGVKTHCPPTMTFSKGDTTLSLNYFDDYIATAGRAADRTSVEEAEVVFVGYGIEAPEFDWDDYKDVDLTGKVLLMLNNDPADDPDLFAGRRRLYYGRWDYKYQSAAMQGAAGAIIIHTTASAGYPFQVVQTSWSGEEFQLADSAAPPMELRGWVSARAAERLVEHAGMNLDDLRAAAERRDFRPIALGTRLSMDLPCEVRKKETANVLGMLPGSDPLLSEEVVVFMAHHDHIGLAEARDETGDNIYNGAVDNASGCAAMLAILKACTELEVRPRRSILFAAVGAEEQGLLGSKYFAEHPPVAPGRMAAVINIDGMNVIGRTHDVNMIGHGKSDLDAIVTAVAAWQQRIVTPDQFPDRGYYYRSDQFSLAQIGVPGVYLHSGINVVGMPSEWGKQRLEQWIEETYHQRSDEYRDDWDLSGAVEDIRLLFYVAMQVATADKMPAWRPGDEFESARKKARRAILASP, encoded by the coding sequence ATGCTGTACCACTTGCTTCGAACGGTTTCGCTAGTCTGGTTCGCGACGCTTGCCGATGCTCAAGTTCCCGAGGTCGCATGGCAGCGGGCGGCGGAGAGAATCGATCAAGCGACGCTCCGTGGCCACGTGCGCTTCCTTGCCGACGATCTACTGGAAGGACGCGGGCCTGGAACCCGTGGCGATCGGTTGGCCCAGCGGTATCTTCAGGCTCAATTTCAGGCCGCCGGCCTGCAACCGGTGCTCGGTGACACGTGGTATCAACCGGTGCCGTTGGTCGGCGTGAAGACCCATTGCCCGCCGACGATGACATTCTCCAAGGGGGATACCACGTTGAGTCTGAACTATTTTGACGACTACATTGCCACCGCCGGTCGCGCGGCGGATCGGACGTCGGTCGAAGAGGCCGAAGTCGTTTTTGTCGGTTATGGAATTGAAGCCCCTGAGTTCGATTGGGACGACTACAAGGATGTGGATCTGACGGGGAAAGTGTTGCTGATGTTGAACAACGACCCGGCCGACGATCCCGATTTGTTTGCCGGTCGTCGGCGACTGTACTACGGTCGTTGGGACTACAAATATCAGAGCGCCGCGATGCAGGGCGCCGCCGGGGCGATCATCATTCACACGACGGCATCGGCAGGGTATCCATTTCAAGTCGTGCAGACTTCTTGGAGCGGTGAAGAGTTTCAGTTGGCCGATTCGGCAGCGCCACCGATGGAGCTGCGAGGTTGGGTCAGCGCGCGGGCGGCCGAACGACTGGTCGAGCACGCGGGGATGAATTTAGACGACTTACGCGCTGCGGCCGAACGCCGTGATTTCCGTCCGATCGCTCTGGGGACGCGTTTGTCGATGGATCTGCCGTGTGAGGTCCGCAAAAAAGAAACGGCCAACGTGCTAGGAATGTTGCCCGGCAGCGACCCTCTGTTGAGCGAAGAGGTCGTCGTGTTTATGGCGCATCACGATCACATCGGATTGGCGGAAGCACGCGATGAAACGGGCGACAACATCTACAACGGGGCGGTCGACAACGCATCGGGCTGCGCCGCGATGCTGGCGATTTTAAAAGCCTGCACCGAATTGGAAGTGCGTCCTCGACGATCGATCTTGTTTGCGGCCGTGGGGGCTGAAGAACAAGGATTGTTGGGATCGAAATATTTTGCCGAACATCCTCCTGTCGCGCCGGGGCGGATGGCCGCGGTGATCAATATTGACGGAATGAATGTGATCGGCCGGACGCACGACGTGAACATGATCGGCCATGGAAAGAGCGATCTCGACGCGATCGTGACCGCGGTTGCCGCATGGCAACAACGGATCGTCACGCCCGACCAATTTCCCGATCGTGGATATTATTATCGCAGCGATCAATTCAGCCTCGCCCAGATTGGCGTTCCGGGCGTTTACCTGCATTCTGGAATCAACGTCGTGGGGATGCCTTCGGAGTGGGGAAAACAACGACTGGAACAATGGATCGAAGAAACCTACCACCAGCGCAGCGATGAATACCGCGATGATTGGGATCTCAGCGGCGCCGTCGAAGACATCCGCCTGCTGTTCTACGTAGCAATGCAGGTCGCCACGGCGGACAAGATGCCTGCCTGGCGACCGGGGGATGAATTCGAATCGGCTCGCAAGAAAGCGCGTCGAGCGATCCTCGCGAGCCCATAG